Genomic window (bacterium (Candidatus Blackallbacteria) CG13_big_fil_rev_8_21_14_2_50_49_14):
AACATGCCCGAAAGATGTAAAAGCACCCATTCCCCCTGATAAAGATAGACAATCGCATAAGGCCGCCAAAACGAACGGGGTTCAGGGTGTCCAGTGGCATAGCTCATATCGCGGAAAGCCAGATACCAGAGTTGGGGGTTTCGCGGCCCGTCTACAGAACCGTCTTCGCGATAAAACACATCACTGTGAATTTCAAGCGGCTGATAATAATTCCGGCCCTGACGCGGATCATGCTGTAAATGCGCGGTATACCACTGCCCGTCAAAAAGTGCGCAAATCTCCTCTGGAGGCCAGTCGGTTTCGGTTAAACGAAACAATTCATTGAGAAAGGCCAGAGATTTATGCACGCTGCCCCAGGCCAAATTCCACGAGGCCTTGCGACAGCATTCCATCAATAAATCCAAATCAATATCCAGCAGCATAAAGGGATCGACATCCAAAGCCTGGGCAAGCGCCAAGAGACGTTTGGCACCCTTGGGCAGACTTAAATCCTCCTGAGAGGCCCAGCGCAAAATGGTTTTGCGATGGGGGAGATCTGCCAATTCCAGGCTGCGACCAAAGGCCGCAAGATTGCCCTGAAACTCGCGCTGAATAAAGTTCTGAATCAAATCTTTACGCAGCTGAATCCGGTTTTCAAGCATTTCGCGCAGTGCATCAGGCTGCTCACTGGCCAGAGAAGACATGGGCAATCCCCTGTTTCATTGTGAATTTTCAGAGTGCATCCAAAAGCTGATGCCTGCAGATAGCATAAAGGCAAAAGCAGAATGCTTCAAGAGCAAAAGGAGATCCCCCCATGAAAAACAGAGTCTACAGCCTGGTCTTTCTCTCTGCCCTGATCCTGACCGCCGTTCTGGCCTTGAAAATGCCTGCTCTGGAAGCCTTTTCACAAACCAGACTGCTGGCCAACCTGCCCCAACCCAACCTGAATCAACTCTTCAAGTTGCCCCAATAATGCGAAAATTCACCGCTTTCATGTTCTGGGCGCGCGAGCTCTTTGAACTGCTGAAATTTATCGTTCTGATTCCCTTCAGTTGGTTCTGGCAGGCACCGCAAGTAAAAAAAAGCTTCTCAAACCGGGCACAGATCGTCTTGGTACCCGGATTTTTAGGACGCGGCCTAGAGTTTCTGCCCCTAAAACGCAAACTTGAAAAAGCCGGATTTGAAGTTTTTATTGCACAGTTGGGCTTTCAAGCAAGTCAAATTCAAACCAAAGGGCAAAGACTTGCCGAATTTCTGGAGGCTGAGCAGATTGAAAACGCCACCCTGCTCGGCTATTCTTTGGGTGGCTGGATCAGTTTGCAATTGCCTGAAAAAGCACGCTGGCGCGTCAAAACGCTGATCACCCTGGGAGTCGCTTTTCGAGGTACTCCCATGGCGATTCTTTTGAGCCCTTTAAAAGCAGCCCGTCAACTCATACCCGGCTCCAGCTTTCTCAAACAGGCCCATTCCCCTTGGCTTCATTTTCCCAACCATTTCAATTTTTACGCCCAAAGAGATGAAATTACAGCCTCTCAGCGCACCTCTCAGCTGAAAGGTATCCAAGAACACGTATTGCCTGTACAAGGCCATCTCAACCTGATTTGCCACCCACTGGCCCAAAAGGAACTGGTCGCTCAGCTCATACAAACAGAAACAGCTCTGAACAGGGGAGGTAACTGTTCAGAGCTGAAATCAAGCAGAGACAAAATCCTTGCCAGAAGCTAAAGTCTAAATCACGCCCCGGCGGGCCTGATCCCGTTCAATTGAATCAAACAAAGCCTGAAAATTGCCTTCGCCAAAGCCCTTTTCGCCTTCACGCTGAATCATTTCAATAAAAATGGGGCCAAACAGGTTCTGGGTAAAAATTTGCAAAAGATAGGTATTTTCAGCTTGAGAATCCACCAGAATCTGCAATTGCTTGATCTTTTCTTTATCTTCTTTTACAAAGGGGACCCGTTCAAAGATCGTGGCATAGTAATCGTCGCCAATATCCAGGGTTGAAATTTTCTGCGGATCAAGTGCTTCACAAGAGGCCACCAGATCTTTGCAGAGAAAAGCCAAATGCTGAACCCCCGGCCCCTTATAGATCTGCAGATATTCATCAATCTGGTTGTTGTTATTGTCTTTGCCTTCATTGATGGGAATGCAGAAAGTGCCACAGGGGCTTTGCAAAGCATAGGAAACCAAGCCGGTCTTGGCGCCCCGGATATCAAAATAGCGCACCTCGGTAAAGCCAAAGATCTCTTTGTAAAAATTGGCCCAATACTCCATTGTGCCCTTAAAAACATTATTGGTCAGGTGGTCAATCGCCAAGAACCCCTTATCAGCTACCATTTGAGGGTTTTCCAGGTCTTCAAAATCCGACGCCCAGATCGTGTTCTCCCCCTCGTAGCGGTCAATAAAATAGATCAAACTGTCGCCTATCCCATAGATCGCAGGATAGGGCAGGTCCTTGTGACTGTCTTCAGCAGGTTTCGCTCCCCGCTCCAAGGCTGTCTGATAGGCAAAGGCTGCATCCTTAACCCGCCACCCCATCGAGGCAATCGCCGGGCCATGCGCTTTGACAAATTCAGCCGTAAATCCAGCTTTTTCATCGTTGAGCAGAAAATGGATCCCATTCTGACGGTAATAGACAATCTGCTTGCCCTTGAACCGTTTCAGCTTTGAAAAACCAAATTCAATAAAAACATCGTGCATCATGCTCTCTTCAGGGGCTGCGAATTCTGTAAATTCAATGCCTGTCAAGCCAAGCGGATTCATCTTCTCATTCATTTGTTTACTCCTCTGTGGTGCTAGGTTCCAGCCAGCTCTGGTTATAGTCTTCTTCCCTGCACTGGCGGAAATGTTCGGTCATTTCAAGGGGGGCAAAGGTGTCCACCATGACCGCGTATTCGTAGGTTTCTTTCTGACCGATCGAGGCTTCGGTCTTGCCGGGCTGTGGCCCATGGGGCAGGCCCTTGCGGTGAAAGGTCAGCGAACCGGGTTCGATTCCAGTCCTGCTCATAAAATTGCCCTCTACGTAATACAGCACCTCATCACTGTCCACATTGGAATGGTAATAGGGGGCCGGAATGGACTGGGGATGAAAATCATAGAGCCGGGGTACAAAATTGCAAATCACCAATTGCGGGGTGCTCAGCAGCAAATGCACCGAGGGGGGCAGGTGAATCTTGCCCACCAAAGGCGCAAACTCCTGAATATTGATTGTCCAGGGATAAACCGCACCATCCCAGCCCACCAGGTCGAAGGGGTGCCACTCTAAAAAGCTGCGCTGATAATGCTCGCCATATTTGACCACCACCGGAAAAGCACCCTTTTCAACAATCGGTTCAGTAAACGCGGGCCTTTGAATATCCCGTTCGCAATAGGGCGCGGTTTCGAGCAATTGGCCGGCTTCATTGCGGTAATGGCGGGGAACCCCCACCATGCCATAGGTTTCAATCACAAAAAGATGCACAGGGCCCGGCTGCTCAAACTCAAGTTGATAGGTGGTTCCTCGGGGAATCACCACATAATCCCAACGCTTGACCTGCAGCTTGCCATACTCAGAAAAAAGCGTGCCCTGCCCCTCATGCACAAAGATCACCTCATCGGCATAGGCATTGCGATAAAACTCGGTACAGGGTTCAGTCACCTGCGCGGTATACAATGCGCAATCGCGGTTAAACAAGAGTTTCTGGCGGGCCGAATAAAAATTCCCCCCGCCTTTGAGCCGCCAACTGTGCGCCTTATAATTCTGTAAAAGCGGGTCGACCCAGGTTTGCCCATGGTTCAGGCTGAGCTTTTCATCCCTGAGCACCTTGGTAGGCATATGGTGATGGTATTTATTGGAATAAATATTCGAAAAGCCCTGGGTCGAAAAGAGTTCTTCCCGGTAAAGCTCCCCATTGGGCTTGGCAAAGGCAATATGCCGTTTGGGCGGAATTTCTCCGCGTTGAATATAAAATGGCATGCAATCAAACTCCTACCGCATCGGGCTGCATTTCATGGTAAAACTTCAAAAATAAATTTTCAGCCACCTGCAGACGGTATTCCGCCGAGGCACGCACGTCAGAAATCGGGCTGATTTCAGTGCAGGCCAAAACCCCTGCCTGCTGACAGACTTCCTGATTCAAGGGCTTGCCCATTAAAAAAGCCTCGGTTTTGGGCAGGCGCACCACGGTCGCCGCCACGCCCCCAT
Coding sequences:
- the hppD gene encoding 4-hydroxyphenylpyruvate dioxygenase → MNEKMNPLGLTGIEFTEFAAPEESMMHDVFIEFGFSKLKRFKGKQIVYYRQNGIHFLLNDEKAGFTAEFVKAHGPAIASMGWRVKDAAFAYQTALERGAKPAEDSHKDLPYPAIYGIGDSLIYFIDRYEGENTIWASDFEDLENPQMVADKGFLAIDHLTNNVFKGTMEYWANFYKEIFGFTEVRYFDIRGAKTGLVSYALQSPCGTFCIPINEGKDNNNNQIDEYLQIYKGPGVQHLAFLCKDLVASCEALDPQKISTLDIGDDYYATIFERVPFVKEDKEKIKQLQILVDSQAENTYLLQIFTQNLFGPIFIEMIQREGEKGFGEGNFQALFDSIERDQARRGVI
- a CDS encoding homogentisate 1,2-dioxygenase, encoding MPFYIQRGEIPPKRHIAFAKPNGELYREELFSTQGFSNIYSNKYHHHMPTKVLRDEKLSLNHGQTWVDPLLQNYKAHSWRLKGGGNFYSARQKLLFNRDCALYTAQVTEPCTEFYRNAYADEVIFVHEGQGTLFSEYGKLQVKRWDYVVIPRGTTYQLEFEQPGPVHLFVIETYGMVGVPRHYRNEAGQLLETAPYCERDIQRPAFTEPIVEKGAFPVVVKYGEHYQRSFLEWHPFDLVGWDGAVYPWTINIQEFAPLVGKIHLPPSVHLLLSTPQLVICNFVPRLYDFHPQSIPAPYYHSNVDSDEVLYYVEGNFMSRTGIEPGSLTFHRKGLPHGPQPGKTEASIGQKETYEYAVMVDTFAPLEMTEHFRQCREEDYNQSWLEPSTTEE